The nucleotide window CCGAATCTTGTCAGACACACCGCGAGGAATTCTCCGATTAGCCAAATGAGTGGTCCACTATATGCTACTCCTGCAACTGGAAATATAGTAGTGGCGGGAAACAAGGTTGCTAGAGAACAAGACAGatcaatattttcatatttatacaTTGGTTTACgtttatattgattttaatgcCAATCATTATGTTGATCGAATACACTTTTTGCGTGCATGTTTGTTCATGTTTATACAGTTTCACAATTTTCTCTATGGCGACGCCAATTGTTTCGGAAGaaaacttttatctttttgCTCTTCATGTATTCCTAGAGTTATGAACCCTCACTGTAAAGTCGTACAACAATGGAACACAATTTTTGCTATATCTTGCTCAGTCGCAATTTTTTTTGATCcgttatttttcttcttatactATGTGAACAAGGTatgattcttttcttttcattttatttaattgctAAATCTTCCTATGTCATTTATTCTGCTTAAAGAAAACTTCAAATTTTTCTCATTCATTTTCTACAGGATGATAAATGTATTGTTATCAATTGGACAATGGCAACATTACTTTCTTTACTTCGAAGCATAATGGATGTCCTGTATTTTTTGAACATTCTTCTCCAAGTAATTTCTCAGTAATCCTTTCGGATATAAGTTGTGCTAATCCATCTATTATAGTCTAATGATAGgccatttaaatataaatttttagtcTCTCTTTACCTATAGGAAGAAAAATGTGAAAGTGCCCGGAATCTTAAACCCGGTGGTTAATTAAGTTTGATTATAGTTTATTGTGTTTTCataatttaaagattaaataaCTCTACTAAGTTGTTTGTTTGCAGTTCAGGTTGGCTTACATTAATCCTGAGTATAAGGGCATTGGTGCTGCAGATTTAGTTGACCATCCCACGAGAATTGCTCATAACTACTTGAAGGGTTACTTTTTTATCGACTTATTTGTTGCATCACCTCTTCCTCAGGTATATTTATTCCCATCTCTCCAAGTTGTTGTTAAAAGCCAAATGTTTTAAAAAGCCTAAAGCTGTTAGATGGATAACCATAAATACATTTTGTTAAAGTTGTGGGATTTTAGATAAGAAGGAGAGACAAAACAATAAGAACactttgattattattattagagcAAATTACCCTCACtttgatgattattattattattataattattattattattattattattagagaagggaactactttttttttttttttgacaaaacaaggAGGGAACTAACATGCCCGTCTTTCCGCTTTTATAAAacaaggataaaaaaataatttccttaaaaaacgataaaaaataaatataaaatattatgttgCCTAATTTGCGTAGTCTACTTTAGTAAAGCTAAAAATATACAACTAAGGAGCTGTCCCCTTTTcctattttatttatcatataataTGAAACAAATGAATTCCTGACTAACATCCCCCTCAAATTGATGTGGTTGCTCCAATTGATGCGACTGGTTAAGAAACATCAATTTGTTTACAAGAAACTAAGGGCACAACCGAGACGGATCTTTGATAAGATTATCTGTAGATGAAGTGACAAACACCattaaaactcacacacaacagCGAAGACTTGGGTTCGAACTCGAATGAAAGTGTTCAGCCTAACATTATCGGCAAAAGATGTCAAAATGTACTTGTAAGTGGGGATCCTAGTGGGGACTGCCATGTTTGAACCCCTGAAGGCGGTGAATTTTAGCATATGGGGATGGAGATGAGGGACAATGTCCCCATAAGAGTTTGGGGATAAGGAGGGAATCTTACTTCCCGCTCCGCGGGGACACTGTCCACAAGCACTTTATTATATGTACTTTCAagtattttatgttattaatttttttttttttgtgatttcaacaatatgcatataaattttgtttgtatgaaaTGGTTGTTGTTACAAAGCTCACATAATgtcgtagtttttttttatttttcttgggatttaacttttttttttacttctaatTTTGGGAGTGAATGGAGTATTTTTTACGCACAACTGCAGAGACTAATCGTTCAAGCTGAGTATGACTTTTAAGGGTGGCAAAACACTCTCTCAAGAGATTTAACATTGGTGTATTTTCAGGGCTGAATTCGAACCCAATTAAGTTGGAAGAGATCCATATAATCTCATTCAAGtgatcttggtttttttttacttctaatttgatttttttttaaatgttaatggGGTCCCCACGAGGAAGGGGATGTGGAGAAAATACTCTTTTGAGGTTGGGAATGTGGACGGGGATGAGAGGCATTTTAGATGACGGGGGTTGGGAGCGGGGAAGTACTCCCCTTCTATCGCTCTGTCCCGTTAGCATTTCTAGTATCGTCGATGTCACTTGATTTAAACCTTACAATAGTTTTCTGTATTTCTTCATTGTATTTCCACTATAATAAATAACGACAACGATAGAGCATTTACAACCATTTCTATTATCGACTTGTCAGTTGATCTAGATTTAAGATTTGTATTTTCCCAATTCCTATATTATTCAGTGTATTAATATGTTGTGAAATATTTTTCCTATTTTATTCAGTATATTAATATTCGTGAAATGCTTGCAGATAATGATATTGCTTTCCTTGGGGTCTTTAGTAGCACATAATACTAAGAATCTTCTACCTCTAGTGATCTCTTTACAGTACATTCCAAAATTATATAGATATTGTTCGCTCTTAATAGGCCAATCTCCAACTCCATTCATATTTGCGTCAGGCGGGGCATATTTAACTATAGGTCTTCTCACCTTTATGTTCTTTGGCCATGTTGTTGGTTCATGCTGGTACCTTTTTGGTCTACAGGTAAGCAAAAACATTGGTTCTCCCTAtgtatataagttgttttcagcttatttctatAAACTCTTCATTATAGGTTATTAAAACAGTCTATAGGCTCTTCGGAAAcagtttaactttattttaaaaataacttatacataagcactaaATTAATCAGTTACCCAAATGTTGCAAGAATTATAGTCAAAATTAAGAATGAATTGATCAgagtaattatatttttgtgcaTGCTTTAAAAATGAAAGGTTCTTCTAATAATTTAATTCAGTAAATGAATGTTAAGTAGCTTTCAGTTTACCAATTTCCTTCCTTTTATCCCTTGCTGTTCTTCCAGAGGGTTAACCAATGTTTGCGAGATGCCTGCCATCATTCTAATCTACTTGGATGCATGGACTTGATTGATTGTGATTCTAAAGTGGGGAATATATCAGCCACATTATGGAGTGAAGACAAGAGTGCTGATGCTTGTTTGAATGCCACATCTGGTGCTTTTTCTTATGGAATTTATGGCAATGCCATACCACTTACTATAGAAACTAAGGTGATCAACAAATATGTGTATGCACTCTTTTGGGGATTCCAGGTatacattttcttcttttggttgTAATAAATGTTCTAAAAAAGTTACCGCAAAAACAGCCCCGACAAAAAGATATAGGTAGTCTATGCCTAGTATCGTTCTTTGTCGTTTTAATACGGTGATTAAAATCATCGTTACAAAACTGACTTGTAAGGTAAAGAGTgtctttctttataaaatttagtCGGACTTTATCCTTTATTAATGCGGgacttgatttttatttttcaacaaatagTGGTTACAGCTGCCACAAAcgtaaaaaacaaatttattgcCTCATTTGGCTTCTTTTTTTATGCTTTTGTCTATGctaaaaacattaaaacttGACTTTTTAATGgttaattagattttttgaaCGAACCAATTCATTgcaaaattatgaaaagaattACGTTATAAAATTACGTAGAAAcaattagaaattaaattatatattttgaaaaataaaaaataaaaaatagggagACTTGTgttattttgaaacaataaaatttaaaagctACAATTTGATGATCAATAaccaaaatatttgactttcaTCTAAAAAGAATCTCACATTCATGTATTACTAACTAATTATATCTATGTGAGCTTCTAATACAGCAAATCATTACTCTGGCTGGTAATCAAACTCCAAGCTATTTTGTGTGGGAAGTCCTCTTTACAGTTTCCATCATGGCATTGGGACTCATACTTCTAGCCCTTCTCATCGGAAACATACAGGGATTTTTTCAGACTCTTGGCAAGAGGTAGATGTTTCTCTTATTTTCTGTGCATTTTAATTCTTGGTAAGAGATATATACTTATGTAAAAAATGTAGAAGGATGATTGTCTAGCCATCCTATAGGTGGAATGTATCAAACTATACGGTGTAACACACCTCTTCTCTAAATATTGTATCATATTAATTCTTTGTAAGAAATTTTTGTCCTTGTTGA belongs to Medicago truncatula cultivar Jemalong A17 chromosome 6, MtrunA17r5.0-ANR, whole genome shotgun sequence and includes:
- the LOC25496698 gene encoding probable cyclic nucleotide-gated ion channel 20, chloroplastic; protein product: MNDFEKDEITILSEKRPQPSEQHQDSNFQRNISRTQSASVFIPMASLDPYERQPNLVRHTARNSPISQMSGPLYATPATGNIVVAGNKFHNFLYGDANCFGRKLLSFCSSCIPRVMNPHCKVVQQWNTIFAISCSVAIFFDPLFFFLYYVNKDDKCIVINWTMATLLSLLRSIMDVLYFLNILLQFRLAYINPEYKGIGAADLVDHPTRIAHNYLKGYFFIDLFVASPLPQIMILLSLGSLVAHNTKNLLPLVISLQYIPKLYRYCSLLIGQSPTPFIFASGGAYLTIGLLTFMFFGHVVGSCWYLFGLQRVNQCLRDACHHSNLLGCMDLIDCDSKVGNISATLWSEDKSADACLNATSGAFSYGIYGNAIPLTIETKVINKYVYALFWGFQQIITLAGNQTPSYFVWEVLFTVSIMALGLILLALLIGNIQGFFQTLGKRSLEWLSRGSDVEQWMSRRHLPENLKRRVRQAERYSWAATRGVSEKMILENLPEDLQIDIRRHIFKFVKKVPIFSLMDENEPILDAILERLIHTMYNRGSRILSQGCLIQKVVFIVRGKLESIGEDGIPVTLTEGDACGEELLRWYLERSSKSKEGKKVKLQGWGLTSTRSVKCLTNVEAFSLRVKDIEELATLFAGFLRSPHTQGVIRNESPYGKSYRANKIQIAWINRKKHLRRANATQ